A part of Paenibacillus sp. IHBB 10380 genomic DNA contains:
- a CDS encoding tRNA threonylcarbamoyladenosine dehydratase, with the protein MVHQFSRTELAIGPEGLEIMKNSTVAVLGIGGVGSIAVEALARTGVGRIILIDKDVVDITNINRQIHALLTTVGQKKADLMVERVKLINPECEAIALNMFYTDETYEELFKYELDYVLDASDTVSYKIHIIKECLKRNIPMISSMGAANKMDPTKFQVADISQTEMDPLARVIRTKLRKDGIKKGVKVVFSTEKPIKPREDVTQQIVPENAPEIRKAKQPPASNAFVPPVVGLIMSSVAVRDLLSKEGIVT; encoded by the coding sequence ATGGTACATCAATTCTCACGTACGGAACTTGCAATTGGGCCAGAGGGCCTTGAAATCATGAAGAATAGTACGGTGGCCGTGCTAGGGATCGGAGGAGTGGGCTCCATTGCGGTGGAAGCCCTTGCTCGTACCGGTGTGGGCCGTATTATCTTAATTGATAAAGATGTGGTGGATATCACAAATATCAACCGCCAAATTCATGCCTTGTTAACGACGGTAGGTCAGAAAAAGGCCGATCTGATGGTCGAAAGAGTCAAATTGATTAATCCAGAATGTGAAGCTATCGCGCTTAATATGTTCTATACAGATGAAACCTATGAAGAACTGTTTAAATATGAATTGGATTATGTTCTAGATGCGTCAGATACGGTCTCTTACAAAATTCATATTATAAAAGAGTGCTTGAAGCGGAACATTCCAATGATTTCGAGTATGGGTGCAGCGAACAAGATGGACCCGACTAAATTCCAAGTGGCGGACATATCCCAAACAGAGATGGACCCGCTTGCTAGAGTGATTCGTACTAAGCTGCGCAAGGATGGCATCAAGAAGGGCGTTAAAGTTGTATTCTCGACAGAGAAACCGATCAAGCCGCGTGAAGATGTGACGCAGCAGATTGTACCAGAGAATGCGCCTGAGATTCGTAAGGCGAAACAGCCGCCTGCTAGTAATGCCTTTGTGCCACCTGTGGTAGGTTTAATCATGTCTAGTGTAGCTGTGCGTGATTTGCTGTCAAAGGAAGGAATAGTGACCTGA
- a CDS encoding NCS2 family permease, with protein sequence MRLGFWNRSLGIRPEDNWKTELFAGIISYFSVVYIVMVNAAILHDAGMPIQAAMVATLLTSIVGCLLMAFGGKSPIIVVPGMGINAFFTYTLVHSMKLSWQEALAVVTVTGILFAIVAFTSLYRMISQAIPSNLQHGITVGIGLFLTFIGLQKSGIVIAHQTTFVAIGHFNDPSVIVACVTLLLALVLFVRDVKGGLLISILVGTGLAFLLGAVNTSQKVEAGQTFQQYGKVFAQLSWSNMGQMVFWIAIFLLLLIVVFENIGLIASQVAMIDRPENFKGSLRALAVANIFAGIFGSSPVVAAAESTAGIAAGARTGLSSLVSAILFGATFFIIPILTLIPDSAIAPILIVIGGLMVQSVREMDFTDLTEAFPAFLIMVMIPFTYSIVDGMAFGFIAYPIVKLAQNRGREVSPVLYGISLLFVANFVLNALL encoded by the coding sequence TTGAGATTAGGATTTTGGAATAGAAGCTTGGGGATTCGACCAGAGGATAACTGGAAGACAGAATTGTTTGCGGGGATTATTTCGTATTTCTCTGTGGTATACATTGTCATGGTTAACGCTGCGATACTACACGATGCGGGGATGCCTATACAGGCAGCCATGGTAGCAACGCTTCTTACTTCTATTGTAGGTTGTTTGTTGATGGCCTTTGGCGGTAAGTCACCAATAATAGTCGTACCAGGTATGGGTATTAATGCCTTTTTCACATACACGCTGGTTCATTCCATGAAGCTAAGTTGGCAAGAAGCATTAGCCGTGGTGACAGTAACAGGAATTCTATTCGCGATCGTAGCATTTACGTCGCTGTATCGAATGATCAGTCAAGCGATTCCTTCAAATCTACAGCATGGGATTACAGTGGGGATTGGTTTATTTCTAACATTTATTGGACTTCAAAAAAGCGGAATCGTGATTGCACATCAGACTACTTTTGTAGCTATTGGACATTTCAATGATCCCTCTGTTATTGTGGCTTGTGTAACACTACTTTTGGCTCTCGTTCTATTTGTGCGTGATGTAAAGGGAGGACTACTGATCAGTATCCTTGTCGGGACGGGGCTGGCTTTCCTTCTAGGTGCAGTAAATACTTCACAGAAGGTAGAAGCGGGACAGACTTTTCAGCAATATGGAAAAGTATTTGCTCAGTTATCTTGGTCCAATATGGGTCAAATGGTGTTCTGGATAGCTATATTTCTATTACTGCTGATTGTGGTGTTCGAGAATATCGGTCTCATTGCTTCGCAGGTCGCTATGATTGACCGGCCGGAGAATTTCAAAGGAAGTTTGCGAGCGTTGGCGGTGGCCAATATATTTGCGGGTATATTCGGTAGTAGCCCGGTCGTGGCTGCAGCAGAGTCTACTGCTGGAATTGCAGCTGGGGCACGGACAGGGTTGTCATCTTTAGTATCAGCAATCTTATTTGGGGCAACGTTTTTTATTATACCTATCCTAACCTTAATTCCTGATAGTGCCATTGCACCGATTCTAATTGTGATCGGTGGGTTGATGGTACAAAGTGTGCGAGAAATGGACTTTACGGATCTTACGGAAGCTTTTCCTGCCTTTTTAATCATGGTTATGATTCCCTTCACATACAGTATCGTAGATGGTATGGCGTTCGGTTTCATTGCTTATCCAATCGTTAAGTTGGCTCAAAACAGGGGACGCGAGGTTTCGCCAGTATTATACGGTATTTCGTTACTGTTTGTAGCTAACTTTGTATTAAATGCACTACTTTAA
- a CDS encoding HelD family protein, protein MEENFQSAYQEEENRLNATVSEIDNQLQRLRGIDVYTGHDFTEQILEAGREEKRQDLNKSLQEPYFGRLDFQSTKDQDRKPLYIGKIGVDREVISDQPLVIDWRAPVASLFYSFTGGDEAAAYEAPEGLIEGLVYLKRNVVIRKQILERVADTFNRESEQPAVSDEFLVYRLGENKDNRLRDIVSTIQAEQDKIIRAAKNTALIIQGVAGSGKTTVALHRLAFLLYQYKDQVSAEKMIIFAPNHMFLDYISDVLPELGVGDIQQSTFADWAMDVLELDLPLVDNSQTLDYWFEGSGGTREVNDEVSGRFKGSLGLQKMIKSWITALESSSVPDVDFIPWEGAVLPQTQILYWYNEEYKPYPLAKRKERVMARIHRWVEMELKKSPSEAVFKDRKKKAAQREKSYATKWPKYEPLTLYKQMFRAIKVPTGSPEELLLGIPVHVLKSTQKDLKQDLIREEDLPALLYIHYLLNDMKSEQRFDHIVIDEAQDFSPFQVAVLDLFVRGHSFTILGDLSQGIHAYRGVHHWDEMSSLFEPEHTAYFALTRSYRSTMEIIEFANGILEKGVGSDLMAVPVFRSGDAVRLIQYSEHGRLNNLRDALSRLSSKEYRTVAILTRTLREAKALYEQMVGDVEDLHLIDGGKQAYEGGLSILPVYLSKGLEFDAVIVADADLEHYGPQAWDAKLMYVGCTRALHELWVLHGEHVPDYLGNSQEEIMVHGWPEIEEATR, encoded by the coding sequence TTGGAGGAAAATTTTCAAAGTGCCTATCAAGAGGAAGAGAACAGGCTGAACGCAACCGTCTCAGAAATTGATAACCAGCTTCAAAGATTGCGTGGGATAGATGTCTATACGGGTCATGATTTCACGGAGCAAATTTTGGAGGCTGGGCGTGAAGAGAAGCGTCAGGATTTAAATAAAAGCCTGCAAGAGCCGTATTTTGGCCGTTTAGATTTTCAAAGTACCAAGGATCAAGATCGAAAGCCGCTATATATCGGCAAAATAGGTGTGGATCGTGAAGTGATCTCCGATCAGCCACTTGTCATTGATTGGCGTGCTCCGGTAGCGAGTCTATTCTACTCATTTACCGGTGGAGACGAAGCAGCAGCTTATGAAGCGCCGGAAGGACTAATTGAAGGTCTTGTGTACCTGAAGCGTAACGTCGTTATCCGTAAACAGATATTAGAGCGAGTTGCGGATACGTTTAACCGTGAGAGTGAACAACCTGCTGTATCTGATGAGTTTCTAGTCTATCGGCTTGGTGAGAATAAGGATAACCGTTTACGTGATATCGTCTCTACGATTCAGGCTGAACAGGATAAAATTATTCGTGCAGCGAAGAATACAGCGCTCATTATTCAAGGTGTCGCAGGTAGTGGTAAAACAACTGTAGCACTACATAGACTAGCCTTTTTGCTGTACCAATATAAAGATCAAGTATCTGCTGAAAAAATGATTATTTTTGCACCAAACCATATGTTTTTGGATTATATTTCTGACGTGCTTCCTGAATTGGGGGTCGGAGATATTCAGCAAAGTACATTCGCTGATTGGGCTATGGATGTACTTGAACTAGACCTACCGCTAGTAGATAATTCACAGACGTTGGATTATTGGTTTGAAGGTTCTGGAGGAACACGCGAAGTCAATGATGAGGTATCCGGTAGATTCAAGGGTTCCTTAGGGTTACAAAAAATGATTAAGAGCTGGATAACTGCCTTAGAATCATCCTCTGTTCCAGATGTAGATTTTATTCCATGGGAAGGTGCTGTACTGCCACAGACCCAGATTCTATATTGGTATAATGAAGAATATAAACCTTATCCTCTTGCCAAAAGAAAAGAACGAGTGATGGCGAGAATACATCGCTGGGTGGAAATGGAGCTCAAAAAGTCACCGTCTGAAGCCGTATTTAAGGATCGAAAGAAAAAGGCAGCCCAGCGAGAGAAAAGTTACGCAACGAAGTGGCCGAAATACGAGCCTTTAACTTTATATAAACAAATGTTTCGGGCGATCAAAGTCCCTACAGGTTCGCCAGAGGAGTTGCTACTAGGCATTCCTGTGCATGTTCTGAAATCAACGCAAAAGGATCTTAAACAAGACTTGATCCGTGAGGAGGATCTTCCTGCCCTTCTGTACATTCATTATTTATTGAATGATATGAAGAGTGAGCAACGATTCGATCATATCGTCATTGATGAGGCGCAGGACTTTTCACCTTTTCAGGTAGCCGTATTAGATCTATTTGTTCGAGGCCATTCTTTTACGATTCTTGGTGATTTATCTCAGGGGATCCACGCTTATCGTGGTGTTCATCATTGGGACGAGATGAGTTCATTATTTGAACCCGAGCATACTGCTTATTTCGCTTTAACTCGAAGCTACCGTTCTACCATGGAAATTATTGAATTTGCCAATGGTATTTTGGAGAAGGGTGTGGGCAGTGATTTAATGGCTGTACCCGTGTTCCGTAGCGGAGATGCGGTACGGTTGATTCAATATAGTGAGCATGGTCGATTGAATAATCTGCGTGATGCATTATCAAGACTTTCCTCAAAGGAATATCGGACGGTAGCGATTCTGACAAGGACGCTTCGAGAAGCCAAAGCGTTGTATGAGCAGATGGTAGGAGATGTAGAGGATCTGCATTTGATTGATGGTGGGAAGCAAGCTTATGAAGGCGGTTTGTCTATTCTTCCAGTTTATCTGTCAAAAGGGCTTGAATTTGATGCCGTCATTGTAGCGGATGCTGATCTTGAACATTATGGACCTCAGGCTTGGGATGCTAAGCTCATGTATGTAGGCTGTACCCGTGCGTTGCATGAGTTGTGGGTTCTCCATGGTGAACATGTGCCAGATTATTTAGGAAACTCTCAAGAGGAGATTATGGTTCACGGTTGGCCGGAAATTGAAGAAGCTACTAGGTAA
- a CDS encoding CD3324 family protein, which translates to MIANYKNGKDVLPPHLLKELQHYIEGELIYIPKKSNQRVGWGELSGTRQMITSRNEKIFELYSSGHSVENLMQSYHLSEDSIRKVIFKMRTEHGKATIQS; encoded by the coding sequence ATTATCGCAAATTACAAAAATGGCAAGGATGTGCTTCCACCTCATTTGTTGAAGGAGCTTCAACATTATATTGAGGGAGAATTAATATACATTCCTAAGAAAAGCAATCAACGTGTGGGTTGGGGTGAACTCAGCGGTACACGTCAAATGATTACGAGTAGAAATGAAAAAATATTTGAATTGTATTCTTCGGGTCATTCCGTGGAGAATTTAATGCAATCTTATCACTTGTCGGAGGATAGCATCCGTAAAGTTATTTTTAAGATGCGCACTGAACATGGAAAAGCAACGATTCAAAGTTAG
- a CDS encoding replication-associated recombination protein A, which yields MDLFSFQQESDLGSRLLADRIRPVNLDEYIGQEHIIGPGKLLRRAIEGDQISSILLYGPPGSGKTTLAHIISFHTKAEFVRLNAVEASVKDVREVIERAQSNKSLYGTKTILFLDEVHRFNSSRQDALLPAVEKGTIIFIGATTENPFHYVNGALMSRSTLFQLNALTKEHSLIAMKRALVDAEKGLGFMKLQADDEALDHIATMANGDVRRALNALELAAMTTPPENDGTVHITLEVAEESIRRPLVKADESTQYDVLSAFHKSIRGSSDAALFWFLYAVEKLGMDPMVFLRRLIAASSEDIGLANPQAMVQAVSALEAYRNNGWPEAKLNISQAILFAVESPKSNAVYTAISRAMSAIEDIRSAEVPLHLRDTHYKGAVKLGHEGYKYPHDYPQHYVKQNYLPTEISKRVFYQATEQGNESKIKLNQQRRLET from the coding sequence ATGGATTTATTTTCTTTTCAGCAGGAATCGGACTTGGGGTCACGTCTACTGGCAGACAGAATAAGACCGGTGAATCTGGATGAATATATCGGACAAGAACATATTATTGGTCCAGGAAAGCTTCTTAGACGAGCAATTGAAGGCGACCAAATATCCTCCATTTTACTTTACGGTCCACCTGGATCAGGTAAAACAACATTAGCACATATTATTTCGTTTCATACGAAGGCCGAATTTGTAAGATTGAACGCGGTTGAAGCTTCCGTCAAGGATGTTCGAGAGGTTATTGAACGTGCGCAGAGTAACAAATCGTTATATGGCACGAAAACAATTTTATTTCTAGATGAAGTCCATCGTTTCAATAGCTCTAGACAGGATGCATTACTACCGGCCGTGGAGAAGGGAACTATTATTTTTATTGGGGCTACAACAGAGAATCCTTTTCACTACGTAAACGGCGCTTTGATGAGTCGATCAACGCTGTTTCAGCTGAATGCACTGACGAAGGAACATTCTTTAATAGCTATGAAGCGGGCGCTTGTGGATGCGGAGAAGGGCCTTGGCTTCATGAAGCTACAAGCGGACGATGAGGCGTTGGATCATATTGCCACAATGGCCAATGGTGATGTACGTCGTGCATTGAATGCCTTGGAGTTGGCAGCGATGACGACACCACCAGAGAATGACGGTACCGTTCACATCACGCTGGAGGTAGCAGAGGAATCGATTAGACGCCCCCTTGTCAAAGCAGATGAATCTACCCAGTATGATGTGTTATCAGCTTTTCACAAAAGTATTCGTGGCTCCAGTGATGCTGCGTTATTCTGGTTCCTCTATGCTGTAGAGAAGCTTGGAATGGACCCTATGGTGTTCCTACGGCGTCTGATTGCAGCGAGTAGTGAAGATATCGGACTTGCTAATCCACAAGCTATGGTACAGGCTGTGAGCGCGTTAGAGGCATACCGTAACAACGGATGGCCTGAAGCGAAGCTTAACATTTCGCAAGCGATATTGTTCGCTGTAGAAAGTCCTAAATCTAATGCGGTATACACGGCTATTTCACGTGCGATGTCGGCGATAGAAGATATTAGGTCAGCAGAGGTACCACTTCATCTCCGAGATACCCACTACAAAGGGGCTGTGAAGCTTGGACATGAAGGATATAAATATCCTCATGATTATCCACAGCATTACGTGAAACAGAATTACCTTCCTACAGAGATATCAAAGCGAGTGTTCTATCAGGCTACTGAGCAGGGAAATGAATCTAAAATTAAGCTGAATCAGCAGCGACGGTTAGAAACGTGA
- the mnmA gene encoding tRNA 2-thiouridine(34) synthase MnmA has product MTMSKENQNIRVVVGMSGGVDSSVTALLLKEQGYDVIGIFMKNWDDTDEFGNCTAEDDAEDVRRVCEQIDIPYYTVNFEKEYFDKVFSYFLDEYKAGRTPNPDVMCNREIKFGEFLTKALDLGADYVATGHYARVIEEDGVFKLLRGVDSNKDQTYFLNALDQQQFSKAMFPIGHLPKPEVRRIAEAAGLSTAKKKDSTGVCFIGERNFKQFLSQYLPAKSGNMVDIATGEVKGTHDGLMYYTLGQRQGLGIGGSGSGEPWFVADKDLKHNVLYVVQGDQHPSLYSTGLIATGVNWIAGSASIPTEPFKCTAKFRYRQPDQEVTLNWLEDGSVHVTFANDQKAITPGQAVVFFQGEECLGGGTIDKVEKVAYTAV; this is encoded by the coding sequence ATGACGATGTCAAAAGAAAATCAAAATATTCGTGTCGTCGTCGGCATGTCCGGAGGTGTTGATTCATCCGTAACCGCACTACTTCTCAAGGAGCAAGGTTATGATGTAATCGGCATTTTCATGAAAAACTGGGACGACACCGACGAATTTGGAAACTGTACGGCAGAGGACGATGCAGAAGACGTTCGCCGTGTATGTGAGCAGATCGATATTCCCTACTACACTGTCAATTTCGAAAAGGAGTACTTCGATAAAGTATTTTCCTATTTCTTAGATGAATATAAAGCGGGTCGAACACCCAATCCTGATGTGATGTGTAACCGGGAAATTAAATTCGGTGAGTTTTTGACTAAAGCTCTCGATCTAGGTGCTGATTATGTAGCAACAGGTCATTATGCCAGAGTAATCGAAGAAGATGGCGTCTTCAAGCTGCTACGTGGAGTAGATAGCAATAAGGACCAAACCTACTTCCTGAACGCGTTAGATCAACAACAGTTCTCTAAAGCTATGTTTCCCATTGGACATCTTCCTAAACCTGAAGTACGGCGTATTGCTGAAGCTGCGGGTCTCTCAACAGCTAAGAAAAAAGACAGCACAGGCGTATGTTTTATTGGCGAACGAAATTTCAAACAATTTCTAAGTCAGTACTTACCTGCTAAATCCGGAAATATGGTCGACATTGCAACAGGTGAAGTCAAAGGGACTCATGATGGCTTAATGTATTACACCCTAGGTCAACGCCAAGGCCTCGGCATTGGCGGCTCTGGCTCGGGTGAACCTTGGTTTGTAGCCGATAAAGACCTGAAGCATAACGTGCTCTATGTTGTCCAAGGGGATCAGCACCCTAGCTTGTATTCTACGGGACTTATCGCCACTGGCGTCAATTGGATTGCAGGTTCAGCATCTATCCCTACAGAACCTTTCAAATGTACAGCCAAGTTCCGTTATCGCCAGCCTGATCAAGAGGTAACCTTGAACTGGCTCGAAGATGGAAGTGTCCATGTAACCTTTGCGAATGATCAAAAGGCGATTACGCCTGGACAAGCAGTTGTTTTCTTTCAAGGTGAGGAATGCCTTGGAGGCGGAACAATAGATAAAGTAGAAAAAGTGGCCTATACAGCAGTTTAG
- the cymR gene encoding cysteine metabolism transcriptional regulator CymR — protein MKISTKGRYGLTIMMELAARFGEGPTSLKSIAEKNQLSEHYLEQLIAPLRNAGLVKSIRGAYGGYILFREPASITAGDVIRVLEGPISPVDFTEEDDPAKRDLWLRIRDGIASALDSTTLADLISFEEKKQENNYMFYI, from the coding sequence ATGAAAATATCGACAAAAGGGCGTTATGGCTTGACCATCATGATGGAGCTTGCCGCGAGATTTGGTGAAGGACCTACCTCACTTAAAAGTATTGCTGAGAAGAATCAACTATCCGAACACTACCTTGAACAATTAATAGCCCCACTTAGAAATGCAGGTTTAGTGAAAAGTATCCGTGGAGCTTATGGTGGCTATATACTGTTTCGTGAGCCGGCTTCTATTACTGCTGGTGATGTTATCCGAGTTCTTGAAGGACCTATATCTCCTGTGGATTTCACTGAAGAGGATGATCCAGCTAAACGCGATCTATGGCTCAGAATTCGGGATGGTATTGCAAGTGCGCTTGATTCAACTACACTAGCAGATTTGATCTCTTTTGAAGAGAAAAAACAAGAAAACAACTACATGTTCTACATTTAA
- a CDS encoding cysteine desulfurase family protein, producing the protein MNSIYLDHAASTPIHPQVAEVMMKIMTEQFGNASSVHSFGRAAKRTMSGARDSVSTLLGCGPDEVVFTGGGTESDNLALFGISSALQTQGKHIITSATEHHAVLHACAELERQGYQVTYLPVDQTGQVQIEDVENAITDETILISIMYGNNESGTIQPIEEIGKLAQSRGVLFHVDAVQALGSVPISCKDLPVDLMSFSSHKINGPQGVGALYIRRGLKMNPRLYGGLQEKKRRAGTENLAGIAGFSKAMEIVTENIEERQLHYSSLRRTLLQGLEREIGSTSFVVNGHPSAYLPQIINISIPEMDTETLLMNLDIAGIAAASGSACTSGSLELSHVLKAMKLPDHLLRSAIRFSFGLGNTIEEMEITAQKIGTILRSIRIR; encoded by the coding sequence ATGAATTCAATTTATTTGGATCATGCGGCTTCCACCCCCATTCATCCTCAAGTTGCAGAGGTTATGATGAAGATCATGACAGAACAATTTGGGAATGCTTCTAGTGTTCACTCTTTCGGTAGAGCAGCCAAGCGTACGATGAGTGGAGCACGTGATAGTGTCTCTACACTATTAGGTTGTGGTCCGGATGAAGTGGTGTTCACTGGAGGGGGGACGGAGAGCGATAATTTAGCGTTGTTTGGCATTTCGTCTGCCTTGCAGACACAAGGCAAACATATTATTACGTCTGCAACGGAGCATCATGCTGTTCTACATGCATGTGCTGAACTAGAGAGACAAGGATACCAAGTGACATATCTACCTGTGGATCAGACAGGTCAGGTTCAAATAGAGGATGTTGAGAATGCGATTACGGATGAGACGATCTTAATCAGCATTATGTATGGGAATAACGAATCAGGTACAATTCAGCCTATTGAAGAAATTGGGAAGCTTGCGCAAAGCCGCGGCGTCCTTTTTCACGTGGATGCTGTGCAAGCGCTCGGGAGTGTACCTATTTCTTGCAAGGATCTACCTGTTGATTTGATGAGCTTCTCTTCACACAAAATTAATGGACCTCAAGGTGTAGGAGCATTATATATTCGCCGTGGTCTGAAGATGAATCCACGTTTGTACGGTGGGCTTCAAGAGAAGAAACGTCGTGCGGGCACGGAGAATCTAGCGGGTATTGCAGGTTTCTCTAAGGCAATGGAGATCGTTACGGAAAATATAGAAGAGAGACAATTACACTATTCATCGCTTCGTCGTACGTTACTACAAGGATTGGAACGGGAAATTGGGAGTACATCCTTTGTGGTAAATGGACATCCTTCAGCCTATCTTCCTCAAATTATTAATATAAGCATCCCAGAGATGGACACAGAAACGTTATTAATGAATTTAGACATAGCCGGAATTGCTGCGGCAAGTGGTTCGGCATGTACCTCGGGTTCTCTAGAATTATCTCATGTGCTCAAGGCAATGAAACTTCCTGATCATCTTTTGCGTTCTGCGATTCGATTTAGCTTCGGTCTGGGTAATACCATTGAAGAAATGGAAATTACAGCTCAAAAAATTGGAACCATTCTGCGTAGTATACGTATTAGATGA
- a CDS encoding PRC-barrel domain-containing protein has translation MKLQEMIELSVFDVEAGKEIGKVYDFILSSDWKIQALELEGKGLFSHTAKVVAWGDIIAYGEDAVMVRNQQAVRKLEADNIQYTYSQGKNKLKDLPVLTKEGVRLGVISDVYFDQEMGNTIISLEISDGFVTDLMEGRKWLPCTSEMAIGENAVMVPSMSEERLRNATHSVNG, from the coding sequence ATAAAGCTTCAGGAAATGATTGAGCTTTCTGTATTCGACGTAGAAGCTGGGAAAGAAATCGGTAAAGTTTATGATTTCATTCTAAGTTCCGATTGGAAGATTCAAGCGCTTGAGCTTGAAGGTAAGGGATTGTTCTCTCATACGGCTAAGGTCGTCGCTTGGGGAGATATAATCGCATACGGTGAGGATGCCGTGATGGTTCGTAATCAACAGGCTGTTCGCAAGTTGGAAGCCGACAACATACAGTATACCTATTCGCAAGGAAAGAACAAACTGAAGGATTTACCTGTTCTAACGAAGGAAGGTGTTAGACTTGGGGTGATCTCAGATGTTTACTTTGATCAAGAAATGGGCAATACAATAATAAGTCTAGAAATAAGTGATGGTTTTGTCACAGACCTGATGGAAGGCCGTAAGTGGCTGCCTTGTACATCTGAAATGGCTATTGGAGAGAATGCGGTTATGGTTCCTTCTATGAGCGAGGAGCGGTTACGAAATGCCACTCATTCTGTAAACGGATAG
- a CDS encoding AI-2E family transporter — MIWVLVGLIIVYFTWLLRPLFVHAYQFLKVILAPFLVAMIISYVLNPVVCMLQNRKVPRSMAVLLIYAVFITSLAVIVINMIPMFIKQLEELNEHLPEMTMHAQSFVTNLDNNLLPSGVRTGITNWFFQLEDRLALGISNFMNHIGSTINMVLNIFIVPFLIFYILKDFDLLERTVVAYLPRSRRKSIVVLLKEIDNALGNYVRGQFLVCFIIGVFAYIGYMIIGMPYALLLASVVAIFNVVPYLGPFLGAAPAVVMASTVSIKMLLLVVVVNTICQILESNVISPQVVGRKLHLHPVLIIFSLLVGGELAGIVGLILAVPFLAVIKVIIAHFFAYYVKRKTI; from the coding sequence ATGATATGGGTGTTAGTCGGATTAATCATTGTTTATTTCACATGGTTATTACGGCCTTTATTTGTACATGCCTATCAGTTTCTAAAAGTTATTCTTGCGCCCTTCTTAGTGGCTATGATTATTTCTTACGTACTAAATCCGGTGGTATGTATGCTTCAGAATCGAAAAGTCCCCCGTAGCATGGCGGTCCTGCTGATCTATGCTGTATTTATAACAAGCCTTGCTGTCATTGTGATTAATATGATTCCAATGTTTATCAAGCAGCTTGAAGAATTAAATGAGCATTTACCAGAAATGACTATGCATGCGCAAAGCTTCGTAACGAACCTCGATAATAACCTGCTACCATCGGGGGTAAGAACGGGGATTACCAATTGGTTTTTCCAATTGGAAGATAGACTGGCATTAGGGATTTCGAATTTTATGAATCATATTGGGAGTACCATTAATATGGTACTTAACATTTTTATCGTTCCTTTTCTTATCTTTTATATTTTGAAGGATTTCGATCTGCTGGAACGGACCGTTGTTGCTTATCTGCCTCGGTCTCGACGTAAATCAATTGTAGTTTTGTTAAAAGAAATTGATAATGCACTTGGCAACTATGTACGTGGTCAATTTTTGGTATGTTTCATTATCGGTGTGTTTGCTTATATCGGCTATATGATCATCGGTATGCCCTATGCTCTATTGCTAGCCAGTGTCGTAGCTATTTTTAACGTAGTACCTTATTTAGGACCTTTTCTAGGTGCTGCACCTGCAGTGGTAATGGCATCTACCGTTTCTATAAAAATGTTGTTATTGGTTGTTGTGGTGAATACGATATGTCAAATTTTAGAGAGTAATGTGATCTCTCCACAGGTGGTGGGGCGGAAACTGCATCTACATCCTGTACTTATCATCTTTTCACTTCTAGTTGGAGGGGAACTAGCAGGAATAGTTGGGCTGATATTAGCCGTTCCGTTCCTAGCTGTTATCAAGGTGATTATTGCTCATTTTTTTGCTTATTATGTGAAAAGGAAGACCATATAA